Genomic DNA from Sphingobium sp. V4:
GTGGCTTCGGCGGCGGTGGTGGCGGCTTCGGCGGCGGCGGTGGCGGCGGTGGCCGCGGGATGCCCGCCCAGGTCGTTGGCGAAGGCAAGGGCGTCGTCAAATTCTTCAATGGCCAGAAGGGTTTTGGCTTCATCGTTCGTGACGATGGCGGTGAGGATGTTTTCGTTCACATCAGCGCGGTCGAACAGGCTGGCCTGACGGGTCTGGCCGAAGGGCAGCCGCTCGGTTTCACCCTGGTCGATCGTGGCGGCAAGGTGTCGGCTACCGATCTGGTGATCGAAGGTGAACCGCTCCCGGTCACCGATCGTGCGCCGCGCGAACCTCGCGAACCGCGTGCGGGTGGCTTCGGCGGTGATCGTGGTGGCTTCGGCGGCGCCGATCGTGGCCCGCAGCGCCAGCTGACCGGCGAACGCGCCAGCGGCACGGTCAAGTTCTTCAACGCGATGAAGGGCTTTGGCTTCATCCAGCGCGATGATGGCCAGCCTGATGCCTTCGTGCATATCAGTGCGGTCGAGCGTGCGGGCATGGGCGCCCTCAACGAGGGCGATCGCCTCGACTTCGAACTGGAAGTCGATCGTCGCGGCAAATATGCTGCGGTGAACCTGCAGTCGAAGGCCGACTGAAGCGCGCTACAAGCACCATCCCTGTTACAGGGGAGAGGATAGGGAAGGGGTCGTCCAGTCGGGCGGCCCCTTTTCCTTTGACCCGGCCGGTGGCCGTAGCGCCCCGCATTTCGTGATGCGGCACCTGATTTTGAACCGGAAGCTGCGCGTCCGCCTGACGGCAATCAAGGCCGATCCACTGCTGTCCGCAGCAGAGCGCGCATGAAAATCCCTGTCCGGGGGCCGGCCTGCTACTGGAACGCTGCCCCGCTGCTCAACCCTGATCCTGATAGGCCATCTGCAATATGCCCCAGTGGCGACCACGGACATGGATGGACGCGATCACCTGCTTGAGCAGCACGATCTCGCCTTCCGCGGTTGGGCGGCGATAGGCTTTGATGCAGAAGGGCTGGGTGATCTTGCACTGTTCGCGCGTGTCGGCGAAGTCGAAGATCAGCCCCTGGCGCGAATGTTCGGAATTCCATACATCGTCGCCCGTCCTCTGCGTATGGGATCGCTCGGGCATGGCGACTGCGCCATAGGCGTTGCGGTCGGTAAAGGTCATGCCGAACAGGCCGGAATAGGTCCGGGCCAGTTCCTGCCGCGCGCGGGCGGTGGGCAACATGACCGGCTGGACGGGGTGATTATACTGGACGGGATGTGTGCCGGGGATCGGCGAATAATCTTCGCTGAAAACCTCCGCCTCGCTGATACGGCCTTCCATAATCGCACGTTCGATCGCGCCCGCGACCGCTTCGGCCGATTCGAGGCAGAAGCGGATATAGGGCGAATCGGGAATGTCGACGCCGCTCTCAGCCAGATATTGCAGCAGCAAATTGGTGTCTTCGCTGGCGCTGGTGATGCGGCCTGACAGTCGGTGCAGACCGCCTGCATTGTCGTTCGACGTGCTCGCCAGCGCGGCCAGGCCGGTGCGGATCTCGCCTGCCGATCCCACCATGGACCCGATGCGCTGGGCCACGGTCTCGCTGTTGCCCGACAGGTCGAGCATCAGCGCCGCCAGCCGCTCGACCAGCGCCTCTATGTTGCGCGTGTCCGACTGGGCGGTGCGCGCTGTCTGGGCGCCACGGGTGATGCTGTCCAGCATTCCGCCAGCCTCGCCCGTCAGTGCGGCGATCGACTGCTCGATCGTCTGGGTCGCGGCGGCGGTTTCCTGCGCCAGTTTCTTCACTTCGGCCGCGACCACGGCAAAGCCGCGTCCGGCGTCCCCGGCGCGCGCCGCTTCGATCGTGGCATTGAGCGCCAGCAGGTTGGTCTGGCTGGCGATGCCGCTGATCACGCTGGTCACATGGGCGACCGTCTTCAAGGCCTCGCCAAAGCCGTCCAGCCGCGCATGGATGCGACTCACCTGCTCGATCAGGTCCACGAAATTGCTGTTCGCCGCCGACAATTGTCGGCCTGAATCGTCGATGATGGAACGGGCGGCGACCGCTTTCTCACGGGCATCCTGCCCGGCCAGCGACACGCGCTCGCCATCCTGCGACAATTGTGCGGCCGCGCCGCTGATCGCCTCGATCGTGCGTGCCTGCTGCGTCACCCGATCGGCGAGTTCGCTGATGTCGGCCTGAAGGTCGAGCGTGCGTATCCCCAGGTCGCCGGACAATTTGGCGACCTTCATAACCGCGCGCGCGACATTGTCGGATTGCATGTCCCTCATTGCGCCAAGGGCTATCGGCCCATGGTAAATTAAGCGTTAGCGGCCTGGTTCGGCTCGTCTCAAAGCGCCCCGGCGAGCGCCAGCATCACGCCCGCCACCACCAGCATCAGTCCCAAGCCCTCGCTGCGCTGCATCTTTTCCTTTAGATAGAAGTGGCCGAAGGCCACCGTGAAGGCGACCTCGATCTGACCCACGATGCGCACCAGCGCCACCGGCGCCGTCGCAAATCCGGTGAACCAACAGGCCGAACCCAGTGCGGACAGCAGCCCGACCTGCCCCGACATGCGCCAACTGGCCAACACCCGGCGTATCTCGCCCCGTTCCCGCGCCAGCAGCCAGCCGCCCTGGATTGCCGTCTGGAGGAGCACCGTGACCACCAGCACGATCAAGGCCGCAAGGATGCGGTCGTCCCCGCCTACCTGCTGCGTCGCGCGGCGAATGCCGATCGCGGTCAGCGCGAAGAAGAAGCCCGACGCCATGCCGGTGAGGGCGGCCGGCTGGGCCAGCGCGCGCAGGAAGTCGACCGGTCCCATCCGTCGGCCACCGGTGGACAGCAGCATCACGCCCGCCACTCCGCACCCGATGCCCGCCCAGGTCAGTGCCGCCAGTCGTTCCCCCATCAGCAGGAAGGACAGGACAGCGCCCTGCACCGCCTCCGTCTTGGAATAGGCGGTGCCCACGACGAAATTGCGATGGCCGAACGCCAGGATGAGCAAGTTGGTGGCGATGATCTGAGCCAAGCCGCCGGCCAGACAGAAGAGCAGGAAATGGGGCTGGAACAGTGGCCATGGTGCGGGAAATGCGAGCCGGTAGAGGGCGAGCAGCAGCAGCGCGAAAGGGATGCCGTACAGATAGCGGACCAGGCCCGCGCCGTTGAGCGACAGGTTGTGGCTGACGCGGCGCTGGACGGCGGTGCGCCAGGCCTGGGTCGCGCCCGCCATCAGGGTCGCCGGCAGCCAGAGAGGGGAGGTGATCATGCCTGCCCTATAGCGGGCCGACGCCAACCGTCACCCCATCACGACCAGGAAGGTGAAGAAGAGCGAGAGCGACACGCAGGCGAAGCCATAGAGTAGGGGCAACCGGCAGAGAGCGCCTGCGCGAGAGAGCGCATAGGCGTCCTTGAACTGGCGATACATGTGCCAGGCAGCGAAAAGCAGCAGCACCAGCGTGACGAGGCCGCTGGTCACATGGACCGCCGTCAGCAGCATCGACAGGCAGAAGAGCAGCGACATGAAGGCGATCGAATAGGTCACATAGATCGCATGGTCGTAGACCTTGTAGCGGCGGCTGAAAGGGAAGAGCAACCACAGGAAGGGCAACGAGATCAGGATCAATGCCCAGGAAAATTTATACGCGTTGGCCTTGAGCTTGTAATAGGCAAATTCTGGATTTTCCGCGGCGGCGCTCAACGTCTTGCCGACCGTCCTGGCGACGCCGCCGCTCATGCCCTCGCCCATCAGCGAATCGGTGATGTCACTGGCCAGGGTCAACCCCTTCCGCTCCGCCCGCGCTTCGGTCAGCCTTTCGGTCAATATCTCCCGGCGCGATGCGGACAGGCCCGGCTTGCTCAGGTCCGCCTCGATCTTCCGGATACGGGCATCGGCCTTTTCCTGCTCCTTGCGCAGTTCGGCCTGCGCCTCGGCGTTCATCTGCACGGCCTGCGGCGCCTTGCCTCCTTCGCCTTGAGCGGTCAGCGAGAAGATGGCGTACATCAGGAAGGCGGTGAACAGGAACAGGGCGAAGGGCGACACGAACTTGGCCCGTTCCCCTTCAATATAGCGCCGTGTCAGCTTGCCCGGCCGCAGCGCCAGTTCGGGCAGCGTGGTCCAGATCTTGCCCTCGAAATGGAGCACGCCATGCGCCAGATCATGGCCGATGGCGGCGAAGCTGCGGTGGACATGCGCGGCTTGACCGCATTGGGCGCAATAATTGCCGGCCAGCGTCGCGCCGCAATTGAGGCAGGGGCCGTGCCCCGGCACGTGCGATTCGCCATGGCCCGGTTCGACCGCCCGCGCCAGCATCGCTCCGGTGACCGCGTCACCCGCCGCTTCGATTCCCCCAGTCATGCGTCGGAGACTATCAGCGGTGTATGACGGACACCAGACGGGTTGAGACGCGCGCTATTCCGGCTTCGTCCGGATCGTCAACCCGGTGAACCGGGCGAGGAAGGCGTAGCTGTCGGCATATTCGTCGATCAGCTTGTCGACCGGCTTGCCCGCGCCATGGCCGGCGCGGCTTTCGACCCGCAGCAATCGTGGCCGGGATCCGATATCCGCCGCCTGGAGCGCGGCGGCATATTTGAAGCTGTGGGCGGGTACTACCCGGTCATCGGTGTCTGCCGTGGTCACAAGGATGGCGGGATAGTCCTTGCCCGACAGGATGTTGTGATAGGGCGAATAGCCGTAGAGCAGCGGGAAATCCGTGGCGCTGTCCGGCGATCCATAGTCGTCGACCCAGTAGCGTCCGGCGGTGAACCGGTCGAAGCGCAGCATGTCCATGACGCCCACGGCCGGCAGCGCCGCGGCGAACAGGTCGGGGCGCTGGTTGACCACCGCGCCGACCAGCAACCCGCCATTGGACCGCCCCTCGATCGCCAGCCCGTCCTGCGGCGTGTAGCCGTTGGCCTTCAGCCACTCGCCCGCGGCGATGAAGTCGTCGAACACATTCTGTTTGTTCGCGCCGCGCCCGGCCTCGTGCCAGGCTTTGCCGAACTCGCCCCCGCCGCGCAGATTGGCGATGGCATAGGCGCCGCCCTGCTCAAGCCACGCCATCCGAACCGCCGAATAGCCCGGCGTCAGCGAGATGTTGAAGCCGCCATAGCCGTAGAGAATGGTCGGCGCGGCGATGGCGCGATCGGCCAGCACCTTCTTGCGCAGGACGGTGATGGGGATCATCGTTCCATCCTTCGACGGGTAGAGCCGCTGTTCGATCCCGAAATCGTCGGGATTGAAGGGCAGGTCGGGCTGGGCGAAGAGCTGATATTGCTGAGTTGCCGTGTCGAAGCGATAGATGCTGGCCGGGGTGACGAAGCCGGAAAAGCTGAAGAAGGTTTCGGGATCGCCCGCGCGCCCGCCAAAGCCGGCCGCGGTGCCGAAGCCCGGCAGGGGCACGTCGCCGACCTTGCGCCCGTCCAGTTCGACCAGCTCGGCGACGGTCTGCGCGTCGCTCATATAGGCAAGGATCAGCCGGTTGCCGATCAGCGATCCGCCGGCCAGCGTTTCGGCCCGCTCGGCGACCAGTTCCTTCGGCCCCTTGCGCGGTCGCGCTGCATCCAGCGTCACCACCCGCATATGGGCCGCCCGGCTGTCGGTGATGAAATAGAGGGTCGTATCGCGGCTGCCGATCAGTCGCCAGTCATTGGCCGGTCCCTTGACCAGCCGACGTGGCTTGACCGGGCCGCCGGTCAGTTCGGCGACATGGATTTCGCGGCGGGGATCGATGCCCTGGAAGGAACTGATGACCAGCCAGCGGCCGTCGCCCGTCACCTGGGCCTGATGACTGAGCGCCGGGCGATCCGGGGTTGCGTAGACGAGCTGGTCCTGGGATTGGGACGTGCCGACGCGGTGGTAGAAAATCTGCTGATCTTCGGTGGCGGAGCGGAAGGCCTCGCCGTCCTGCGGCGCGGCGAAGCGGGAATAGAAAAAGCCTTCTCCCCGGCCGTCCCAGGCGATCTGCGAGAATTTGACCCATTCCACCGCATCGGCCAGCGTCCGGCCACTGTCGACGTCCAGCAACTTGAGCGTGCGCCAGTCGCTTCCGGCATCCTGTATGGCATAGGCAAGATATTTGCCGTCGGGGGAAGGGGCCCATTCGGCAAGCGCGCTGGCACCATCCTTCGCCCAGTCATTGGGATCGAGCAGCATCCTTTGTGCGCCGTCGATGCCTTCGCGGACATAAAGCGGCGTCTGGTTCTGGAGACCCTTGTTATAGCCGTAGAAATAGCGCCCGCCCGCCTTGCGGGGCACGGTGTAGCGGCCGTGGGAGAAAAGCGCCTGCATCCGGCCCTTGAGCGCCTCGCGGCCCGGCAGGCTGTCGATATAGCGGCGGGTCAGCCCGTTTTCCTGCGCCACCCAGTCCCGCACCGCAGGGTCGGCGCGCAGGTCATTTTCGAGCCAGCGATAGGGATCGGCGACCTTTACGCCGAAATGATCCTCCACCAGGTCCAGCCGCCGGGCGGCGGGATAGCGCAGCGTCCTGTCGCCGGCCTCGATCGTCGCGCCATCGGGCCGGGCGAGCGACGGGGCCGCCGCCAGCAGCAGCGGCAACAGGATCAGGGCGGCGCGCATCCTCTCTTTTCGTCACTCTTTTCAAACGGAACAGGCCGCAGCTCTAGAGAGCTGCGGCCTGCCGGTAAAGCATCCAGTCCCGACCAGCAGGACCGGTTAAAAAATCAAGCCTCTTCCAGCTCGTCCGCATCGGCGCCCTGGACCGGACCGGAGTCCTGGCCCTTGGCATCGACGTCGCGGTCGACCAGCTCGATGATCGCGATCGGCGACGCGTCGGAAGCGCGGTAGCCGGCCTTGATCACGCGGGTGTAGCCGCCGTTGCGATCCTTGTAGCGCTCGGCGAGCACTTCGAACAGCTTGGCCAGCTGCACATCGTCCTGCAGGCGGGCCGAAGCCAGGCGACGGTTGGACAGGCCACCCTTCTTGGCGAGGGTGATCAGCTTTTCGACGTAAGGACGCAGTTCCTTGGCCTTTGCGGTGCCGGTCAGGATCTGCTCATGCTTGATGAGCGACGCTGCGAGGTTGCGCAGCAGCGAGTTGCGGTGACCGGCGCTGCGCTGCAGCTTGCGATGACCAATCTTGTGACGCATGATAATTCCCTTCGTTCGTTAAGGGGCCGTGCGAGGTACCCCAGACCTGGCGGTGTTATGGGCCACCGCCCTATGCCCCTGCCCTAAATCAGGCGAAGTTCACACCGTCGCAGGGCACCGGAATGCCGGAACGGTGATCGCCCTTCCCCGAGCGAACCCGGGGAAGGGAAAGGGATCAGCCCAGCAGCTCCTGTTCGAGCTTCTTGGCCATTTCCTCGATATTTTCCGGCGGCCAGCCGGGGATGTCCATGCCCAGGCGCAGACCCATGGACGACAGCACTTCCTTGATTTCGTTCAGCGACTTGCGGCCGAAATTGGGGGTGCGCAGCATCTCGGCCTCGGTCTTCTGGACCAGATCGCCAATATAGATGATGTTGTCGTTCTTGAGGCAGTTGGCCGAGCGGACCGACAGTTCCAGTTCGTCCACCTTCTTGAGCAGATAGCGGTTGATCTGGTTGGCGTCGCTTTCGCCTTCCGAAGCCGTGGTGGCGGCATGGCCGGCAGCCGGGGCGGCGGCAGGCAGGGCGTCCTCGAAATGGACGAACAGCTGGAGCTGGTCCTGCAGGATGCGGGCAGCATAGGCCACCGCGTCTTCCGGCGTGACGGTGCCGTCGGTGTCGACGGTCAGCGACAGCTTGTCATAGTCCAGTTCCTGGCCGACGCGGGTATTGTCGACCTTGTAGGCGACCTGACGCACCGGCGAATAAAGCGCGTCGATCGGAATGAGGCCGATTGGCGCATCGGCCGGACGGTTGGCGACGGCGGGGACATAGCCCTTGCCGACATCGGCGGTCAGTTCCATGTTCAGGGTCGCGCCTTGGTCCAGGTGACAGATCACCAGATCGGGGTTCATCACTTCGATGTCGCCGACGACGCTGATGTCGCCCGCCTTCACCACGGCCGGGCCGGTGGCGGAGAGCTGAAGGCGCTTGGGGCCTTCGCCTTCCATGCGGAGCGCGACCTGCTTGATGTTGAGGACGATGTCGGTCACGTCCTCGCGCACGCCGGCCAGCGACGAGAATTCATGCAGGACGTTCTCGATCTTGATCGAGGTGACCGCCGCGCCCTGAAGCGAGGACAGAAGAACCCGGCGCAGCGCATTGCCGAGCGTCAGGCCGAAGCCGCGCTCCAGCGGTTCGGCAACGAAGGTCGCCTTGCGCTTGCCGTCACCCGACGCCTTGATTTCGAGGCTGTTGGGCTTCTTCAATTCCTGCCAGTTCTTCATGTTGACAGTCATGTATTTCCCCTGGGGATGGGCCGGAACGCTTGTGAAATCCTGCACCCGACAGGACATTCCGGCGATGCAAACGGGTAAACGGGCGACGCGTCCGCCGCCCGCATGTCATGCAGCGCTGCGTGTCAGACGCGGCGGCGCTTGGACGGACGCACGCCGTTGTGCGGAATCGGCGTCACGTCGCGGATGGAGGTGATGTGGAAGCCGACGGCCTGCAGTGCGCGCAGGGCCGATTCGCGGCCCGAACCGGGCCCCTTCACTTCGACTTCGAGGGTGCGAACGCCATGTTCTGCGGCCTTGCGGCCGGCGTCTTCGGCGCACACCTGGGCGGCATACGGGGTCGACTTGCGGCTGCCCTTGAAGCCCATCATGCCGGCCGAGGACCACGAAATCGCGTTGCCCTGGGCGTCGGTGATGGTCACCATGGTGTTGTTGAAGCTGGCGTTGACGTGCGCGACGCCGGCCGAGATGTTCTTGCGTTCGCGGCGCTTGATGCGCTGGGGTTCGCGTGCCATTTTGCTCTATCCTACTGAAATCGTTTGAAAGCAGAAGTCGCCGGAGGGTCCGTCCGAAGGACCGACCCTCAACGATTACTTCTTCTTGCCGGCGATCGGCTTCGCCTTGCCCTTGCGGGTGCGCGCATTGGTGTGCGTGCGCTGACCGCGGACAGGCAGGCCCTTGCGATGACGCAGGCCGCGATAGCAGGCCAGGTCCATCAGGCGCTTGATGTTCATCGCGGTTTCGCGACGCAGGTCACCTTCGACGGTGTGGCCAGCGTCGATCGTCTCGCGGATCTGCAGGACTTCGGCGTCCGACAGGTCCTGAACGCGGCGGCTGTGGTCGATGCCCAGCTTGTCGGCGATGTCGACGGCGGTCTTGCGGCCGATGCCGTGGATGTAGGTGAGCGCGATGATCACGCGCTTGTTGGTCGGGATGTTGACACCCGCAATACGTGCCATGGTAATTTAATCTCCTGCTCCACAGGGTTGGCAAGCGCCCGCCCTATCTCAAAGCGTCCGGGCCGCCCTTCCCTGGCGAGGAAAAACGGCCGATTTCCTATTCCCCTAGACGCAAAAAAGACGGCTAGTGCAGAATGCACTGCCGCTCACCAGCGTGTTGGGGAAGAGGGCGCATAGCGATTCGTGCCAAAATAGTCAACTCCCCGGCTGGTGGAATGGCGGCTTCCCGCAGTCAGCGCGCCACCCTGATCTCGAACAGCCTGGGCCAGTTCTTGCCGGTCACGAACACCCGGTCGGTGGCTGCGTCATAGGCGATGCCGTTGGCCACTGCCTCGCTGTCGCTGACGCCGGCTTCCTTCAGCAGCGGGGCGATGTCGATCCAGTCGATCACGGCCCCGGTGGCGGGATCAATGCGTGCGATCCGGCTGTCATACCAGATGTTGGCCCAGATCTCGCCGCGCACCCACTCCAGTTCGTTGAGGCGATCGACCGCGCGGCCGTTCCAGCTCACGGTGATGCGGCGCTGTTCGGCCAGGATCTCGGGATCGAGGAAGCGCAGTTGCGCGCTGCCGTCGCTCATGATGACGGCGCGCCCGTCCTGGGTCATGCCCCAGCCTTCGCCCTCATAGCGGAAGTCGGACAGTGGCGTGAAGTCGGCGAGGTTCCAGACGAAGCCCTGGCGGTGGCGCCAGGTTAGGCTGATGAGGCGGTCCTTCCAGTTGACGATGCCCTCGCCGAAATAGCGCCCGTCGATGACCCGCCGCTGGAGAATCCTGCCGGTCTTGAGGTCGACCTTGCGGATGTCCGACCGGCCCTCCAGCCCGGTGCTCTCATAGAGCGCGCCGTCGAGATAGAAGAGCCCCTCTGTGAAGGCCGTGGGGTCATGGGGGTAGGCGCGGACCAGTGTCCAGGGCGTGTCCGCCTGCGCCGGCGCGGCGAGCGCGAAGGCAGCGATGAGCGCGAGCAAGGCACGTTTCATTCGGCGGCCTGTCCTTCGACCGCCGTAGCGAGCCAGGCGGGGAGGGTGGCGGGGTCGAGCGTTTCGACGCGCCTCAGTTCGACCGACAGGCCAAGGTCGGGAAGCGCGGCGCGCTGGCGCTTCTCGTCGGCCTGCGCCAGTGGGACGGCGACCAAGCGGCGGCTCACCTTGTTGCGATAGTGCATCCGCGCCGTATTCTCCTGCCCCACATAGCAGCCCTTGTCATAGTCGACGCCGTTCAGTTCTTCCGCATTGGTTTCGAGCCAGAGAATCTGGTCCTGCCCCAGCTCCGCCACTCCTTCGAAT
This window encodes:
- a CDS encoding DUF3667 domain-containing protein, with the translated sequence MTGGIEAAGDAVTGAMLARAVEPGHGESHVPGHGPCLNCGATLAGNYCAQCGQAAHVHRSFAAIGHDLAHGVLHFEGKIWTTLPELALRPGKLTRRYIEGERAKFVSPFALFLFTAFLMYAIFSLTAQGEGGKAPQAVQMNAEAQAELRKEQEKADARIRKIEADLSKPGLSASRREILTERLTEARAERKGLTLASDITDSLMGEGMSGGVARTVGKTLSAAAENPEFAYYKLKANAYKFSWALILISLPFLWLLFPFSRRYKVYDHAIYVTYSIAFMSLLFCLSMLLTAVHVTSGLVTLVLLLFAAWHMYRQFKDAYALSRAGALCRLPLLYGFACVSLSLFFTFLVVMG
- a CDS encoding glutaminyl-peptide cyclotransferase, which encodes MKRALLALIAAFALAAPAQADTPWTLVRAYPHDPTAFTEGLFYLDGALYESTGLEGRSDIRKVDLKTGRILQRRVIDGRYFGEGIVNWKDRLISLTWRHRQGFVWNLADFTPLSDFRYEGEGWGMTQDGRAVIMSDGSAQLRFLDPEILAEQRRITVSWNGRAVDRLNELEWVRGEIWANIWYDSRIARIDPATGAVIDWIDIAPLLKEAGVSDSEAVANGIAYDAATDRVFVTGKNWPRLFEIRVAR
- the rplQ gene encoding 50S ribosomal protein L17 — translated: MRHKIGHRKLQRSAGHRNSLLRNLAASLIKHEQILTGTAKAKELRPYVEKLITLAKKGGLSNRRLASARLQDDVQLAKLFEVLAERYKDRNGGYTRVIKAGYRASDASPIAIIELVDRDVDAKGQDSGPVQGADADELEEA
- a CDS encoding EamA family transporter, whose protein sequence is MITSPLWLPATLMAGATQAWRTAVQRRVSHNLSLNGAGLVRYLYGIPFALLLLALYRLAFPAPWPLFQPHFLLFCLAGGLAQIIATNLLILAFGHRNFVVGTAYSKTEAVQGAVLSFLLMGERLAALTWAGIGCGVAGVMLLSTGGRRMGPVDFLRALAQPAALTGMASGFFFALTAIGIRRATQQVGGDDRILAALIVLVVTVLLQTAIQGGWLLARERGEIRRVLASWRMSGQVGLLSALGSACWFTGFATAPVALVRIVGQIEVAFTVAFGHFYLKEKMQRSEGLGLMLVVAGVMLALAGAL
- a CDS encoding cold-shock protein, which translates into the protein MSFDRGRRGGRGKDKRDGFGDDNFYDQGSRGGFGGGFGGDRGGFGGGGGGGFGGGDRGGFGGGDRGGFGGGGGGRGGFGGGGGGFGGGGGGGGRGMPAQVVGEGKGVVKFFNGQKGFGFIVRDDGGEDVFVHISAVEQAGLTGLAEGQPLGFTLVDRGGKVSATDLVIEGEPLPVTDRAPREPREPRAGGFGGDRGGFGGADRGPQRQLTGERASGTVKFFNAMKGFGFIQRDDGQPDAFVHISAVERAGMGALNEGDRLDFELEVDRRGKYAAVNLQSKAD
- the rpsM gene encoding 30S ribosomal protein S13; its protein translation is MARIAGVNIPTNKRVIIALTYIHGIGRKTAVDIADKLGIDHSRRVQDLSDAEVLQIRETIDAGHTVEGDLRRETAMNIKRLMDLACYRGLRHRKGLPVRGQRTHTNARTRKGKAKPIAGKKK
- a CDS encoding methyl-accepting chemotaxis protein, which produces MKVAKLSGDLGIRTLDLQADISELADRVTQQARTIEAISGAAAQLSQDGERVSLAGQDAREKAVAARSIIDDSGRQLSAANSNFVDLIEQVSRIHARLDGFGEALKTVAHVTSVISGIASQTNLLALNATIEAARAGDAGRGFAVVAAEVKKLAQETAAATQTIEQSIAALTGEAGGMLDSITRGAQTARTAQSDTRNIEALVERLAALMLDLSGNSETVAQRIGSMVGSAGEIRTGLAALASTSNDNAGGLHRLSGRITSASEDTNLLLQYLAESGVDIPDSPYIRFCLESAEAVAGAIERAIMEGRISEAEVFSEDYSPIPGTHPVQYNHPVQPVMLPTARARQELARTYSGLFGMTFTDRNAYGAVAMPERSHTQRTGDDVWNSEHSRQGLIFDFADTREQCKITQPFCIKAYRRPTAEGEIVLLKQVIASIHVRGRHWGILQMAYQDQG
- a CDS encoding DNA-directed RNA polymerase subunit alpha, whose protein sequence is MTVNMKNWQELKKPNSLEIKASGDGKRKATFVAEPLERGFGLTLGNALRRVLLSSLQGAAVTSIKIENVLHEFSSLAGVREDVTDIVLNIKQVALRMEGEGPKRLQLSATGPAVVKAGDISVVGDIEVMNPDLVICHLDQGATLNMELTADVGKGYVPAVANRPADAPIGLIPIDALYSPVRQVAYKVDNTRVGQELDYDKLSLTVDTDGTVTPEDAVAYAARILQDQLQLFVHFEDALPAAAPAAGHAATTASEGESDANQINRYLLKKVDELELSVRSANCLKNDNIIYIGDLVQKTEAEMLRTPNFGRKSLNEIKEVLSSMGLRLGMDIPGWPPENIEEMAKKLEQELLG
- a CDS encoding prolyl oligopeptidase family serine peptidase is translated as MRAALILLPLLLAAAPSLARPDGATIEAGDRTLRYPAARRLDLVEDHFGVKVADPYRWLENDLRADPAVRDWVAQENGLTRRYIDSLPGREALKGRMQALFSHGRYTVPRKAGGRYFYGYNKGLQNQTPLYVREGIDGAQRMLLDPNDWAKDGASALAEWAPSPDGKYLAYAIQDAGSDWRTLKLLDVDSGRTLADAVEWVKFSQIAWDGRGEGFFYSRFAAPQDGEAFRSATEDQQIFYHRVGTSQSQDQLVYATPDRPALSHQAQVTGDGRWLVISSFQGIDPRREIHVAELTGGPVKPRRLVKGPANDWRLIGSRDTTLYFITDSRAAHMRVVTLDAARPRKGPKELVAERAETLAGGSLIGNRLILAYMSDAQTVAELVELDGRKVGDVPLPGFGTAAGFGGRAGDPETFFSFSGFVTPASIYRFDTATQQYQLFAQPDLPFNPDDFGIEQRLYPSKDGTMIPITVLRKKVLADRAIAAPTILYGYGGFNISLTPGYSAVRMAWLEQGGAYAIANLRGGGEFGKAWHEAGRGANKQNVFDDFIAAGEWLKANGYTPQDGLAIEGRSNGGLLVGAVVNQRPDLFAAALPAVGVMDMLRFDRFTAGRYWVDDYGSPDSATDFPLLYGYSPYHNILSGKDYPAILVTTADTDDRVVPAHSFKYAAALQAADIGSRPRLLRVESRAGHGAGKPVDKLIDEYADSYAFLARFTGLTIRTKPE
- the rpsK gene encoding 30S ribosomal protein S11, whose protein sequence is MAREPQRIKRRERKNISAGVAHVNASFNNTMVTITDAQGNAISWSSAGMMGFKGSRKSTPYAAQVCAEDAGRKAAEHGVRTLEVEVKGPGSGRESALRALQAVGFHITSIRDVTPIPHNGVRPSKRRRV